In Magnetococcales bacterium, a genomic segment contains:
- a CDS encoding TolC family outer membrane protein, translated as MKRTLLTFVLPWLLCCSPIHAAWALSLDDALNEALRSNPKLLAAGQELEETRQKIRQAFAGYLPTIDFNMGTGREWVNTPTTRIQDRGGLTMDRGEAGMNINQPIFDGFNTVHKVTQAKAQVEGADYSFLDVAETVTLDVSLAYAEVLKQRKLLEVAKEAMTLHSQILVKTRQTTRLGITAEMDARLAESRVALIASDLASTEGLLRSAESRFVTLVGFPPPGTLDIPRIDPKQLPTTRDDAMGTAMSRHPALLAAKADLDATRAESKATAASLWPKISLEMAVSDSANASGTRSYSQDASAMLRFKYNLFRGGSDTSRFKESSFKAARFRDKMEEVRQQIEEKVNRAWNALLASRARTQSLEKHLETIQAVNRDHQEQHRLGSESLLDLLNSEHELQAAKRLLVEEEFQFLMESFRLLAAMGRLKETLVQPDPPASAFPATMAQTQTTTPAPQAVAPPAPSQPPEPPRPPVTSALPTTPNRPENNRIAASATDAPLTSAQEEAMNGLVDALFQSEPATETPQSLQTPATPPVQTTRLPEQELSAQEARAALAETVRDNHRPPSQGKVSNALDALARTVHASSEHNPSPADNIVPTSKPSPDPNTLQAMENIPLQQFVHLMSDDETKTASRKPTPDLLQYTIQVGSFRDEGSAIKLIGQLQDKGHDLYLREIQDDRKQTRYQVSIGRMENEQAARQTLKRFTDQEGRPGIIIPVPRQGSSTVSEPMPFTNPPPQKGQAENRTTPSTGPNPAGYAVQVAAFLDPTETDKKLVQLSAKGLDLYLCETRDADGRTWQLIWIGRYPDKEQAAAAAAAYFQNLKEPAQVIEIRPSSPEDPQVITRVGSPA; from the coding sequence GTGAAACGGACCCTTCTCACCTTCGTGCTGCCGTGGCTGCTGTGTTGCAGTCCGATCCACGCCGCATGGGCGCTATCGCTGGACGACGCCCTGAACGAGGCTCTGAGATCCAATCCCAAACTGTTGGCCGCCGGACAGGAACTGGAAGAGACCCGTCAAAAAATCCGTCAGGCCTTCGCCGGATATCTCCCCACCATCGACTTCAATATGGGCACAGGTCGGGAGTGGGTCAACACCCCCACCACACGCATACAGGATCGGGGCGGTCTGACCATGGACCGGGGCGAAGCGGGAATGAACATCAATCAACCCATTTTCGACGGATTCAACACGGTTCACAAGGTGACGCAGGCCAAAGCCCAGGTCGAAGGGGCGGACTATTCTTTTCTGGACGTGGCCGAGACCGTCACCCTGGATGTCTCTCTGGCCTATGCCGAAGTCCTGAAACAGCGCAAGCTGCTGGAAGTGGCCAAGGAGGCCATGACGCTGCATTCGCAGATTCTGGTCAAAACCCGCCAGACCACCCGTCTGGGCATCACCGCGGAAATGGATGCCCGACTGGCGGAAAGCCGGGTTGCCCTGATCGCATCGGATCTGGCCTCCACCGAAGGGCTGTTGCGCAGTGCCGAAAGCCGTTTCGTCACCCTGGTGGGATTCCCCCCCCCCGGCACACTCGACATTCCCCGTATCGATCCCAAACAACTGCCCACCACCCGCGACGACGCCATGGGAACCGCCATGAGCCGTCATCCGGCCCTGCTGGCCGCCAAGGCGGACCTGGATGCCACCCGTGCCGAAAGCAAGGCCACCGCCGCCTCGTTGTGGCCCAAGATCAGTCTGGAGATGGCGGTTTCCGACAGCGCCAACGCCAGCGGCACCCGAAGCTACTCCCAGGACGCGTCGGCCATGTTGCGTTTCAAGTACAATCTGTTTCGGGGAGGTTCCGACACCTCCCGGTTCAAGGAGAGTTCCTTCAAGGCCGCCCGCTTCCGGGATAAAATGGAAGAGGTGCGTCAACAGATCGAAGAGAAGGTCAATCGGGCCTGGAACGCCCTGCTGGCCTCCCGCGCCCGGACCCAGAGCCTGGAAAAACATCTTGAAACCATCCAGGCGGTCAACCGCGATCATCAGGAGCAACACCGTCTCGGCAGCGAAAGCCTGCTGGACCTGCTCAACTCCGAACACGAACTTCAGGCCGCCAAACGACTGCTGGTGGAAGAGGAGTTCCAGTTCCTGATGGAGTCGTTCCGACTGCTCGCCGCCATGGGACGCCTCAAGGAAACCCTGGTCCAGCCGGATCCTCCGGCCTCCGCGTTTCCCGCAACCATGGCCCAGACCCAAACCACAACGCCAGCCCCGCAAGCGGTTGCCCCCCCGGCCCCATCCCAACCCCCGGAACCCCCCCGGCCCCCGGTGACATCCGCCTTGCCAACCACCCCGAACCGGCCGGAAAACAACCGGATCGCCGCTTCCGCAACCGATGCGCCCCTCACCTCCGCCCAGGAAGAGGCCATGAACGGTCTGGTGGACGCGCTCTTCCAGTCGGAACCCGCAACCGAAACCCCACAATCGCTCCAGACCCCAGCGACACCACCGGTGCAAACCACCCGACTCCCGGAACAAGAGCTATCGGCCCAGGAAGCCCGCGCCGCTCTGGCCGAAACGGTCCGAGACAATCACCGTCCCCCCTCCCAGGGAAAGGTTTCCAACGCCTTGGACGCCCTGGCCCGGACGGTCCACGCTTCAAGTGAGCACAACCCCTCTCCCGCCGACAACATCGTGCCGACCTCCAAACCATCCCCGGACCCGAACACCCTGCAAGCAATGGAAAACATCCCCTTGCAGCAGTTTGTTCATCTCATGTCCGACGACGAAACCAAAACCGCCTCCCGGAAACCCACGCCGGATCTGCTGCAATACACCATCCAGGTCGGCAGCTTCCGGGACGAAGGCTCCGCCATCAAACTGATCGGACAGTTGCAGGACAAAGGCCACGATCTGTATCTGCGAGAAATCCAGGACGACCGAAAACAGACCCGGTATCAAGTCTCCATCGGTCGGATGGAAAACGAACAGGCGGCACGCCAGACCCTCAAGCGATTTACCGACCAGGAGGGCCGACCCGGCATCATCATTCCGGTGCCCCGGCAGGGCAGCTCCACCGTCTCCGAACCCATGCCCTTCACCAATCCCCCGCCCCAAAAAGGCCAAGCGGAAAACCGCACCACTCCGTCCACCGGCCCCAACCCGGCAGGATACGCCGTGCAGGTGGCCGCCTTCCTGGACCCGACCGAAACCGACAAAAAACTGGTGCAACTGTCCGCCAAAGGTCTTGACCTCTATCTGTGCGAAACCCGCGACGCCGACGGTCGCACTTGGCAATTGATCTGGATCGGTCGTTATCCCGACAAGGAACAAGCCGCAGCCGCTGCCGCAGCCTATTTTCAGAACCTCAAAGAACCAGCCCAGGTGATCGAAATCCGCCCCTCCAGCCCCGAAGATCCCCAGGTCATCACCCGGGTGGGTTCTCCGGCCTGA
- the scpA gene encoding methylmalonyl-CoA mutase → MEILVDHCCHAPRETLVTKPAPKDTPFSTGHQQWQQAAAQALGGESPLDLAWTGAEGIPLQALYTADDLASRDWDPHTMPGLSPYVRGPYPTMYVKRPWTIRQYAGFSTAEASNAFYRQSLAAGGQGISVAFDLPTHRGYDSDHPEVVGDVGKAGVAIDSIEDLKILFSGIALERVSVSMTMNGAVLPILAGYVVAAREQGVAEARLSGTIQNDILKEFMVRNTYIYPPGPSMRIVGDIIAHASATMPRFNPISISGYHMQEAGADAALELAYTLANGKAYVETALARGLDVDDFAPRLSFFFGIGMNFYMEVAKLRAARLLWQRIMAPFKPQNPKSSQLRTHCQTSGWSLTSQDPHNNVVRTTIEAMAAVFGGTQSLHTNALDEAIALPSEFAARVARNTQIILQQEAHLTHVIDPWGGSYLMESLTHDLAAKAWSLIEEIEAAGGMVEAIARGLPMRRIESAATLKQARIDRGEEVIVGVNRYRCATEEPLDVLVVDNLAVRESQLQRLAQVRAARDPIAVQAALTALTQAATENNGNLMALSIEAMAARATVGEVSEALAQVYGRHRRQIGATSGVYGTNWQGEAVWQQLARDVTAFVARTGRRPRLLVVKLGQDGHDRGAKVIASAFADAGFDVDIGPLFQTPEDAARQAVENDVHAIGVSSLAGGHATLLPLLMQSLAREGANDVVVVAGGVIPQQEYAALQELGVAEIFGPGTSAVDAAKRVLAAIERRLAHTAV, encoded by the coding sequence ATGGAGATTCTGGTTGATCACTGCTGCCACGCACCACGGGAGACCCTTGTGACCAAACCCGCCCCCAAGGACACCCCATTTTCCACCGGTCATCAACAGTGGCAACAAGCCGCCGCCCAGGCTCTGGGGGGTGAATCGCCTCTGGATCTGGCCTGGACCGGCGCCGAAGGGATTCCCCTGCAAGCCCTGTACACCGCCGACGATCTGGCCTCCCGGGACTGGGATCCCCACACCATGCCCGGCCTCTCCCCTTATGTGCGGGGGCCATATCCCACCATGTACGTCAAACGGCCCTGGACCATCCGCCAGTATGCCGGATTCTCCACCGCCGAGGCCTCCAACGCCTTCTATCGTCAGTCCCTGGCCGCGGGCGGTCAGGGAATTTCCGTGGCTTTCGACCTGCCGACCCATCGGGGATACGACTCGGACCACCCGGAAGTGGTGGGGGATGTGGGCAAGGCCGGAGTGGCCATCGACTCCATCGAAGATCTGAAAATCCTGTTTTCCGGCATCGCCCTGGAACGGGTTTCGGTCTCCATGACCATGAATGGCGCGGTGTTGCCGATTCTGGCGGGATATGTGGTGGCGGCCCGGGAACAAGGCGTGGCGGAAGCCAGACTCAGCGGCACCATCCAGAACGACATCCTTAAAGAATTCATGGTGCGCAACACCTACATCTATCCGCCGGGACCGTCGATGCGCATTGTCGGCGACATCATCGCCCACGCCTCGGCCACCATGCCCCGCTTCAATCCCATCTCGATTTCCGGCTATCACATGCAAGAGGCCGGAGCGGATGCGGCCCTGGAGCTGGCCTATACCCTGGCCAACGGCAAAGCCTATGTGGAAACCGCCCTGGCCCGTGGTCTGGATGTGGATGATTTCGCCCCGCGTCTGTCGTTCTTTTTCGGCATCGGCATGAACTTCTACATGGAAGTGGCCAAACTGCGAGCCGCCCGCCTGTTGTGGCAGCGGATCATGGCGCCCTTCAAGCCGCAAAATCCCAAATCCAGCCAGTTGCGCACCCATTGCCAGACCTCGGGATGGTCTTTGACCAGTCAGGATCCCCACAACAACGTGGTGCGCACCACCATCGAAGCCATGGCCGCGGTCTTTGGCGGCACCCAGTCCTTGCACACCAACGCCCTGGACGAGGCCATCGCCCTGCCCAGCGAATTCGCCGCCCGGGTTGCCCGCAACACCCAGATCATCTTGCAGCAAGAGGCCCATCTGACCCATGTGATCGACCCCTGGGGCGGTTCCTACCTGATGGAGAGCCTGACCCACGATCTGGCGGCCAAGGCCTGGAGCCTGATCGAAGAGATCGAAGCCGCCGGGGGCATGGTGGAGGCCATCGCCCGTGGACTGCCCATGCGACGCATCGAAAGTGCCGCCACCCTCAAACAGGCGCGCATCGACCGGGGCGAAGAGGTGATCGTGGGGGTCAACCGCTATCGCTGCGCCACGGAAGAACCACTCGACGTGCTGGTGGTGGACAATCTGGCGGTACGGGAATCCCAGTTGCAGCGGCTCGCCCAGGTGCGGGCTGCGCGGGATCCGATCGCGGTGCAGGCGGCCCTGACGGCCCTGACCCAAGCCGCCACGGAAAACAACGGCAACCTGATGGCCCTGTCCATCGAGGCCATGGCCGCCCGGGCCACGGTGGGCGAGGTGAGCGAGGCGCTGGCCCAGGTGTATGGACGGCATCGCCGTCAGATCGGGGCCACCAGCGGGGTTTATGGAACCAATTGGCAGGGTGAAGCGGTGTGGCAACAACTCGCACGGGATGTGACGGCCTTCGTGGCCCGCACCGGACGACGGCCCCGACTGCTGGTGGTCAAGCTGGGGCAGGATGGTCATGACCGCGGCGCCAAGGTGATCGCCTCGGCCTTTGCCGACGCCGGTTTCGATGTGGATATCGGTCCCCTCTTCCAGACTCCCGAGGACGCGGCCCGGCAGGCGGTGGAAAACGATGTCCACGCCATCGGAGTCTCCAGTCTGGCGGGAGGCCACGCCACCTTGTTGCCCCTGCTGATGCAGTCCCTGGCCCGGGAAGGGGCCAACGATGTGGTGGTGGTGGCCGGTGGGGTGATCCCGCAACAAGAATACGCCGCCTTGCAGGAACTGGGGGTGGCGGAGATCTTCGGCCCCGGAACCTCGGCGGTGGATGCGGCCAAACGGGTGCTGGCGGCCATCGAGCGTCGTCTGGCGCACACGGCGGTCTGA
- a CDS encoding ATP-binding cassette domain-containing protein, translating into MVKDSFFSKDGWPARLTPFSVVKDSLWDLMLVSTLLNLLALVLPLTLLQVYDRILQNEATSTLSLLLIGVSVALLVEAFLKMGRSYIGAWLGARFEHNASVSALERLMSLNFADFERAGAGVHLERINALNVIKDFYSGSAVLVILDLPFVPIFLIMIYHLAGLLVLIPVIVFVLFMLFTLYIGTQLHRAVSERMKADDIRVNFIIEVLNGIHAVKSMAMEAMMLRRYERLQEACAQGALHVGMQSADAQNIGSFFSQLTTVAVVAFGGILVINHDLTIGGLSACSMLAGRSIQPLQRAVGIWARFQTIRVAKQRLSAIFELKPDAPPGTPPLPEVQGRLVLENVSFSYPVEAAEHAGKDKTGSMAAPMVIRDVNLVVNPGESIAIQGTTGKTTLLWLMMGAIRPTKGRVLIDDYDLAHYDPSSLHSQVAYMPQVGMLFKGTILDNIHMFRPEREEAALEAASKLHLEDFIAKLPKGYETIIDDGADESIPRGIKQRITIARALVSAPRIVLFDEANTAIDSSGDEKLKALLEAMHGKTTLIMVTHRPSLEKIADRVYEIKDGTLVPKPPRAPFAPPPSPAKLDSRRS; encoded by the coding sequence ATGGTGAAGGATTCTTTTTTTTCCAAAGATGGATGGCCGGCGCGGCTGACCCCGTTTTCTGTGGTCAAGGACTCCTTGTGGGATCTGATGTTGGTTTCGACGCTGCTCAACCTGTTGGCTTTGGTTTTGCCGTTGACGCTGTTGCAGGTCTATGACCGCATCCTGCAAAACGAGGCCACCAGCACCTTGAGCCTGTTGCTGATCGGGGTCTCCGTGGCCTTGCTGGTGGAAGCCTTCCTGAAAATGGGCCGTTCCTACATCGGTGCTTGGCTGGGAGCCCGGTTTGAACACAATGCCAGCGTCAGCGCCCTGGAACGGCTCATGAGCCTCAACTTCGCCGACTTTGAACGGGCCGGGGCGGGGGTGCATCTGGAGCGGATTAACGCCCTCAACGTCATCAAGGATTTCTACTCCGGCAGCGCGGTGCTGGTGATTCTGGACCTGCCGTTCGTGCCGATCTTTCTGATCATGATCTACCATCTGGCCGGCTTGCTGGTATTGATTCCGGTGATCGTGTTTGTATTGTTCATGCTGTTCACGCTTTACATCGGCACCCAGCTCCACCGGGCGGTCTCCGAACGCATGAAGGCCGATGATATACGGGTCAATTTCATCATCGAGGTGTTGAACGGCATCCACGCGGTCAAGTCCATGGCCATGGAGGCCATGATGCTGCGTCGCTACGAGCGGCTTCAGGAAGCCTGCGCCCAGGGCGCCTTGCATGTCGGCATGCAAAGCGCGGACGCCCAGAACATCGGCTCGTTTTTTTCCCAGTTGACCACCGTGGCCGTGGTGGCGTTTGGGGGCATTCTGGTGATCAATCACGATTTGACCATCGGTGGTCTGTCGGCGTGCAGCATGTTGGCGGGTCGATCCATTCAGCCGTTGCAGCGGGCTGTGGGCATCTGGGCCCGTTTTCAGACCATTCGCGTGGCCAAACAACGGTTGAGCGCCATTTTTGAACTCAAGCCCGACGCCCCCCCCGGAACACCCCCCCTCCCGGAAGTGCAGGGCAGACTGGTGCTGGAGAATGTCAGTTTTTCCTATCCTGTGGAAGCGGCGGAACATGCGGGCAAGGACAAAACCGGATCAATGGCGGCGCCGATGGTGATCCGGGATGTCAATCTGGTGGTCAATCCGGGGGAGAGCATCGCCATTCAGGGCACCACCGGCAAAACCACCCTGTTGTGGTTGATGATGGGAGCCATCCGTCCCACCAAAGGCAGGGTGCTGATCGACGATTATGACTTGGCCCATTACGATCCCAGTTCCTTGCACTCCCAGGTGGCCTACATGCCCCAGGTGGGCATGCTGTTCAAGGGAACCATTCTGGACAATATCCACATGTTTCGGCCCGAACGGGAAGAGGCGGCTTTGGAAGCGGCGTCCAAGCTGCATCTGGAGGATTTCATCGCCAAACTGCCCAAAGGTTACGAAACCATCATCGACGATGGGGCCGACGAATCCATTCCCCGAGGCATCAAGCAGCGCATCACCATTGCCCGTGCCCTGGTCTCCGCGCCCCGCATCGTCTTGTTCGACGAGGCCAATACCGCCATCGACAGCAGCGGCGATGAGAAATTGAAGGCGTTGCTGGAAGCCATGCATGGCAAAACGACCCTGATCATGGTCACCCATCGCCCCTCCCTGGAGAAAATTGCCGATCGGGTGTACGAAATCAAGGATGGCACCCTGGTTCCCAAACCTCCCAGGGCTCCGTTCGCTCCTCCCCCCTCCCCGGCGAAGCTGGATTCCCGGAGGTCTTGA
- a CDS encoding DUF4268 domain-containing protein codes for MITLGTLVKLDDLRSVWKSEAQHFTPWLAQEENLAELGKTIGMELELVAQEHSVGIFKADLLCKDTLTQQYVLIENQLERTDHSHLGQILTYAAGVSAKAIVWVATSFTDEHRAALDWMNEITAADYGFFGLEIELWKIGTSDPAPKFNVISRPNDWRKRVTKNPDPRDLSENALLYQRYWTGLRDFFSENRKKTVLRPQKPSTSHWINFAIGRTGFLLCAVASIDKQRISVEINIYPRDMNPKAAFAALQDNKDEIEKELEFSVDWLELPHAKSSKIAIVNPNIDVASEKDWPSQFSWLADKLEKLHEVFRPRIERLSFPPSS; via the coding sequence ATGATAACACTCGGAACACTTGTCAAGCTGGATGATTTACGCTCAGTATGGAAATCCGAAGCGCAGCATTTCACACCCTGGCTTGCTCAAGAAGAAAATCTCGCGGAACTTGGAAAGACAATTGGAATGGAACTTGAGCTTGTCGCGCAAGAACATTCCGTTGGCATTTTCAAGGCGGATCTCCTATGCAAGGATACCCTGACACAGCAATACGTACTTATTGAGAATCAGCTGGAAAGAACTGACCATTCTCATCTTGGACAGATTCTTACCTACGCAGCGGGAGTGAGTGCAAAGGCCATTGTGTGGGTGGCCACTTCATTCACGGATGAACATCGGGCAGCGCTCGACTGGATGAACGAAATTACAGCAGCGGATTACGGTTTCTTTGGTTTGGAAATTGAACTCTGGAAAATCGGAACCTCTGATCCCGCCCCCAAGTTCAACGTGATTTCCCGACCAAACGACTGGAGAAAAAGAGTCACTAAAAATCCAGATCCTAGAGATTTATCAGAAAATGCACTTCTGTATCAACGCTATTGGACGGGACTCAGGGATTTCTTTTCAGAGAATCGCAAGAAAACCGTACTGCGCCCTCAGAAACCATCGACCAGTCATTGGATCAACTTTGCCATAGGCCGCACCGGATTTCTCCTGTGCGCAGTAGCCAGTATTGATAAGCAACGCATCAGTGTTGAGATCAATATCTATCCAAGAGATATGAATCCGAAGGCAGCTTTTGCTGCATTACAAGACAACAAAGATGAAATCGAAAAAGAGCTTGAATTTTCCGTTGATTGGCTTGAACTCCCTCATGCAAAAAGTTCAAAAATTGCCATAGTCAATCCAAACATCGACGTCGCGTCGGAAAAAGATTGGCCGTCGCAATTTTCCTGGCTTGCTGACAAATTAGAAAAATTACATGAGGTTTTCCGCCCCCGCATCGAGAGATTATCATTTCCACCGTCTTCTTGA